One Pyrus communis chromosome 4, drPyrComm1.1, whole genome shotgun sequence genomic region harbors:
- the LOC137730809 gene encoding squamosa promoter-binding-like protein 2 isoform X2 has protein sequence MSGDWVLLCYLKTRFWSSFMNSVLMMEWNEKPPSLWDLENLFMYGTKVTENPKKLQPADWGIEGERGMNSESFYSTGGDGGSGVSGSDLGDGSSKSSKSASVNSSVEESKKSNFNLEAFEGFPKDFFDKKDSAEAEALGSSPTHDVSAGSGEPLLSLKLGKRMYFEDVCAGNNHETSSLSVISTSMATKTKRFKSAAQSAFASHCQVEGCNLDLSSAKDYHRKHRICANHSKSPKVVVDGVELRFCQQCSRFHGLSEFDENKRSCRRRLSDHNARRRKPQTEVVRHPARLSSSLFSTDGMSLSLDQGPYVYTKHASNLTWDGSCNLKFAQTKEYFPNPAKAGGTARQLNFHNNGSPGSINVLYQDSSRLSPSKGTVAEVLNRGAEESMISFNLDATQDIHRALSLLSTSPWVSGEGKSVPLDTNQSYHNNSPQQGMHAMTQGVPASSEYWQTQHPSLDTQAHVSHSHSNVGNQFQDLHQFKAPYEFGYNPNQFS, from the exons TCTGGTGACTGGGTGCttttgtgttatttgaagacacgattttggagtagttttatGAATTCGGTGCTGATGATGGAGTGGAATGAAAAACCTCCTTCACTGTGGGATTTGGAGAACCTTTTCATGTATGGTACAAAAGTTACTGAAAATCCTAAGAAGTTACAACCAGCAGACTGGGGAATTGAAGGGGAACGAGGAATGAACTCTGAATCTTTCTATTCGACTGGGGGTGATGGGGGTAGTGGGGTTTCTGGCTCTGATTTGGGAGATGGTTCATCTAAGAGTTCGAAATCAGCTTCTGTCAATTCTTCAGTCGAGGAAAGTAAGAAATCCAATTTCAACTTAGAGGCTTTTGAAGGTTTCCCGAAGGATTTCTTTGATAAAAAGGATTCAGCTGAAGCTGAGGCCCTTGGATCTTCTCCAACTCATGATGTTTCGGCTGGCTCCGGCGAGCCATTGCTCAGTCTAAAGCTTGGTAAGCGGATGTACTTCGAAGACGTTTGTGCTGGAAATAATCATGAGACCTCTTCTCTTTCTGTTATTTCCACATCTATGGCAACAAAGACAAAGAGGTTTAAGTCTGCTGCTCAGAGTGCATTTGCATCACACTGCCAAGTTGAAGGCTGCAATCTTGATCTTTCATCAGCCAAAGATTACCATCGCAAACATAGAATTTGCGCAAATCATTCCAAATCTCCGAAGGTTGTTGTAGATGGTGTGGAGCTTCGGTTTTGTCAACAGTGTAGCAG GTTCCATGGCCTTTCtgaatttgatgaaaacaaGCGAAGCTGTCGCAGGCGACTTTCTGATCACAATGCAAGGCGCCGCAAACCACAGACAGAAGTAGTGAGACACCCAGCAAGGCTGTCTTCATCACTGTTCAGCACAG ATGGCATGAGCCTTTCTTTGGACCAAGGTCCCTATGTTTACACAAAGCATGCTTCAAATTTAACATGGGATGGCTCATGCAACCTCAAGTTTGCACAAACGAAAGAGTATTTTCCAAATCCTGCAAAAGCAGGAGGCACTGCCAGGCAGCTAAATTTTCATAACAATGGAAGTCCAGGCTCGATAAATGTGCTTTATCAGGATTCCAGTAGGCTGTCACCATCTAAGGGCACTGTGGCTGAGGTTCTTAACCGAG GTGCTGAAGAATCTATGATCTCTTTCAACCTGGATGCAACGCAGGATATTCATCGTGCTCTCTCTCTTCTGTCAACGAGTCCTTGGGTCTCAGGCGAGGGGAAATCTGTTCCACTTGATACCAATCAAAGTTATCATAACAACTCACCTCAACAGGGGATGCATGCGATGACTCAAGGTGTGCCGGCCTCTTCAGAGTACTGGCAAACTCAGCATCCATCCCTAGATACCCAAGCACACGTTTCCCACTCACACAGTAATGTTGGCAACCAATTTCAGGATCTTCATCAGTTCAAAGCGCCGTACGAGTTTGGCTATAACCCAAACCAATTCAGTTGA
- the LOC137730809 gene encoding squamosa promoter-binding-like protein 2 isoform X1 yields MESICMLYVICWKFWETISSCGCGCADFRLSGDWVLLCYLKTRFWSSFMNSVLMMEWNEKPPSLWDLENLFMYGTKVTENPKKLQPADWGIEGERGMNSESFYSTGGDGGSGVSGSDLGDGSSKSSKSASVNSSVEESKKSNFNLEAFEGFPKDFFDKKDSAEAEALGSSPTHDVSAGSGEPLLSLKLGKRMYFEDVCAGNNHETSSLSVISTSMATKTKRFKSAAQSAFASHCQVEGCNLDLSSAKDYHRKHRICANHSKSPKVVVDGVELRFCQQCSRFHGLSEFDENKRSCRRRLSDHNARRRKPQTEVVRHPARLSSSLFSTDGMSLSLDQGPYVYTKHASNLTWDGSCNLKFAQTKEYFPNPAKAGGTARQLNFHNNGSPGSINVLYQDSSRLSPSKGTVAEVLNRGAEESMISFNLDATQDIHRALSLLSTSPWVSGEGKSVPLDTNQSYHNNSPQQGMHAMTQGVPASSEYWQTQHPSLDTQAHVSHSHSNVGNQFQDLHQFKAPYEFGYNPNQFS; encoded by the exons TCTGGTGACTGGGTGCttttgtgttatttgaagacacgattttggagtagttttatGAATTCGGTGCTGATGATGGAGTGGAATGAAAAACCTCCTTCACTGTGGGATTTGGAGAACCTTTTCATGTATGGTACAAAAGTTACTGAAAATCCTAAGAAGTTACAACCAGCAGACTGGGGAATTGAAGGGGAACGAGGAATGAACTCTGAATCTTTCTATTCGACTGGGGGTGATGGGGGTAGTGGGGTTTCTGGCTCTGATTTGGGAGATGGTTCATCTAAGAGTTCGAAATCAGCTTCTGTCAATTCTTCAGTCGAGGAAAGTAAGAAATCCAATTTCAACTTAGAGGCTTTTGAAGGTTTCCCGAAGGATTTCTTTGATAAAAAGGATTCAGCTGAAGCTGAGGCCCTTGGATCTTCTCCAACTCATGATGTTTCGGCTGGCTCCGGCGAGCCATTGCTCAGTCTAAAGCTTGGTAAGCGGATGTACTTCGAAGACGTTTGTGCTGGAAATAATCATGAGACCTCTTCTCTTTCTGTTATTTCCACATCTATGGCAACAAAGACAAAGAGGTTTAAGTCTGCTGCTCAGAGTGCATTTGCATCACACTGCCAAGTTGAAGGCTGCAATCTTGATCTTTCATCAGCCAAAGATTACCATCGCAAACATAGAATTTGCGCAAATCATTCCAAATCTCCGAAGGTTGTTGTAGATGGTGTGGAGCTTCGGTTTTGTCAACAGTGTAGCAG GTTCCATGGCCTTTCtgaatttgatgaaaacaaGCGAAGCTGTCGCAGGCGACTTTCTGATCACAATGCAAGGCGCCGCAAACCACAGACAGAAGTAGTGAGACACCCAGCAAGGCTGTCTTCATCACTGTTCAGCACAG ATGGCATGAGCCTTTCTTTGGACCAAGGTCCCTATGTTTACACAAAGCATGCTTCAAATTTAACATGGGATGGCTCATGCAACCTCAAGTTTGCACAAACGAAAGAGTATTTTCCAAATCCTGCAAAAGCAGGAGGCACTGCCAGGCAGCTAAATTTTCATAACAATGGAAGTCCAGGCTCGATAAATGTGCTTTATCAGGATTCCAGTAGGCTGTCACCATCTAAGGGCACTGTGGCTGAGGTTCTTAACCGAG GTGCTGAAGAATCTATGATCTCTTTCAACCTGGATGCAACGCAGGATATTCATCGTGCTCTCTCTCTTCTGTCAACGAGTCCTTGGGTCTCAGGCGAGGGGAAATCTGTTCCACTTGATACCAATCAAAGTTATCATAACAACTCACCTCAACAGGGGATGCATGCGATGACTCAAGGTGTGCCGGCCTCTTCAGAGTACTGGCAAACTCAGCATCCATCCCTAGATACCCAAGCACACGTTTCCCACTCACACAGTAATGTTGGCAACCAATTTCAGGATCTTCATCAGTTCAAAGCGCCGTACGAGTTTGGCTATAACCCAAACCAATTCAGTTGA
- the LOC137730809 gene encoding squamosa promoter-binding-like protein 2 isoform X3, with protein sequence MNSVLMMEWNEKPPSLWDLENLFMYGTKVTENPKKLQPADWGIEGERGMNSESFYSTGGDGGSGVSGSDLGDGSSKSSKSASVNSSVEESKKSNFNLEAFEGFPKDFFDKKDSAEAEALGSSPTHDVSAGSGEPLLSLKLGKRMYFEDVCAGNNHETSSLSVISTSMATKTKRFKSAAQSAFASHCQVEGCNLDLSSAKDYHRKHRICANHSKSPKVVVDGVELRFCQQCSRFHGLSEFDENKRSCRRRLSDHNARRRKPQTEVVRHPARLSSSLFSTDGMSLSLDQGPYVYTKHASNLTWDGSCNLKFAQTKEYFPNPAKAGGTARQLNFHNNGSPGSINVLYQDSSRLSPSKGTVAEVLNRGAEESMISFNLDATQDIHRALSLLSTSPWVSGEGKSVPLDTNQSYHNNSPQQGMHAMTQGVPASSEYWQTQHPSLDTQAHVSHSHSNVGNQFQDLHQFKAPYEFGYNPNQFS encoded by the exons atGAATTCGGTGCTGATGATGGAGTGGAATGAAAAACCTCCTTCACTGTGGGATTTGGAGAACCTTTTCATGTATGGTACAAAAGTTACTGAAAATCCTAAGAAGTTACAACCAGCAGACTGGGGAATTGAAGGGGAACGAGGAATGAACTCTGAATCTTTCTATTCGACTGGGGGTGATGGGGGTAGTGGGGTTTCTGGCTCTGATTTGGGAGATGGTTCATCTAAGAGTTCGAAATCAGCTTCTGTCAATTCTTCAGTCGAGGAAAGTAAGAAATCCAATTTCAACTTAGAGGCTTTTGAAGGTTTCCCGAAGGATTTCTTTGATAAAAAGGATTCAGCTGAAGCTGAGGCCCTTGGATCTTCTCCAACTCATGATGTTTCGGCTGGCTCCGGCGAGCCATTGCTCAGTCTAAAGCTTGGTAAGCGGATGTACTTCGAAGACGTTTGTGCTGGAAATAATCATGAGACCTCTTCTCTTTCTGTTATTTCCACATCTATGGCAACAAAGACAAAGAGGTTTAAGTCTGCTGCTCAGAGTGCATTTGCATCACACTGCCAAGTTGAAGGCTGCAATCTTGATCTTTCATCAGCCAAAGATTACCATCGCAAACATAGAATTTGCGCAAATCATTCCAAATCTCCGAAGGTTGTTGTAGATGGTGTGGAGCTTCGGTTTTGTCAACAGTGTAGCAG GTTCCATGGCCTTTCtgaatttgatgaaaacaaGCGAAGCTGTCGCAGGCGACTTTCTGATCACAATGCAAGGCGCCGCAAACCACAGACAGAAGTAGTGAGACACCCAGCAAGGCTGTCTTCATCACTGTTCAGCACAG ATGGCATGAGCCTTTCTTTGGACCAAGGTCCCTATGTTTACACAAAGCATGCTTCAAATTTAACATGGGATGGCTCATGCAACCTCAAGTTTGCACAAACGAAAGAGTATTTTCCAAATCCTGCAAAAGCAGGAGGCACTGCCAGGCAGCTAAATTTTCATAACAATGGAAGTCCAGGCTCGATAAATGTGCTTTATCAGGATTCCAGTAGGCTGTCACCATCTAAGGGCACTGTGGCTGAGGTTCTTAACCGAG GTGCTGAAGAATCTATGATCTCTTTCAACCTGGATGCAACGCAGGATATTCATCGTGCTCTCTCTCTTCTGTCAACGAGTCCTTGGGTCTCAGGCGAGGGGAAATCTGTTCCACTTGATACCAATCAAAGTTATCATAACAACTCACCTCAACAGGGGATGCATGCGATGACTCAAGGTGTGCCGGCCTCTTCAGAGTACTGGCAAACTCAGCATCCATCCCTAGATACCCAAGCACACGTTTCCCACTCACACAGTAATGTTGGCAACCAATTTCAGGATCTTCATCAGTTCAAAGCGCCGTACGAGTTTGGCTATAACCCAAACCAATTCAGTTGA